A region from the Candidatus Hydrogenedentota bacterium genome encodes:
- the miaB gene encoding tRNA (N6-isopentenyl adenosine(37)-C2)-methylthiotransferase MiaB, with product MSKSVYIKTYGCQMNEHDTQRMFGMLAPMDFISVNDPEEADLILLNTCSVRANPENKVYSFLGALRPLKERKPGLIIGVAGCVAQQVGKSLLKRAPHVDFVLGPDNLFRLPEFVEDASHGKRGCYTDWQTWEGSVSEFVPEVWQEQGRVEGLRGYIAITKGCNNYCSYCIVPHTRGREVSRSPEGILREARSMIKNGAKEIWLLGQNVNSYQVGEDYGFYELLDELSHLEGLLRLRFTSPHPRDWNDRLSDLMAARPVLCNYVHLPFQAGSDTILMVMRRKHSIADYLRKIDYLRRVIPTVEISTDLIVGFPGETDEDFTCTLQVLEEVRFSQVFPFKYSVRPGTRAESLEDDVPRKVKEERLAQVISLQESINKKAQDDLVGSQQTVLLEDTNKRKEGFYNGRTDGFRAITVAGDGLSIGALVHVCVTGCKGHWLHAEKL from the coding sequence TTGGCACCCATGGATTTTATCTCGGTTAATGACCCGGAAGAAGCGGATCTTATCCTCTTGAACACCTGTTCTGTTCGCGCCAATCCGGAAAATAAAGTCTACAGTTTTTTAGGCGCACTTCGTCCGCTCAAAGAACGCAAGCCGGGGCTCATTATTGGCGTCGCCGGGTGCGTGGCTCAGCAAGTGGGTAAATCCTTGTTAAAACGTGCTCCCCACGTAGATTTTGTGTTAGGCCCGGACAATCTTTTTCGGCTGCCGGAGTTTGTGGAAGATGCAAGTCATGGCAAACGAGGTTGTTACACAGATTGGCAGACTTGGGAAGGATCTGTCAGCGAATTTGTTCCGGAAGTTTGGCAAGAACAGGGGCGTGTTGAGGGATTGCGGGGATATATCGCCATCACAAAAGGCTGCAACAATTATTGCAGTTATTGCATCGTACCGCACACGCGAGGCCGTGAAGTGTCCCGTTCCCCGGAAGGTATCTTGCGCGAAGCACGCTCCATGATTAAGAATGGCGCGAAAGAAATCTGGCTCTTGGGACAAAATGTGAATTCTTATCAAGTGGGAGAGGACTATGGCTTTTATGAATTGTTGGATGAACTGTCCCATTTGGAAGGCTTGTTGCGGCTGCGCTTCACCTCACCCCATCCCCGCGACTGGAACGATAGATTGTCAGATTTAATGGCCGCTCGCCCCGTTCTTTGTAACTATGTTCATTTACCTTTTCAAGCGGGATCAGACACAATACTGATGGTGATGCGGCGTAAGCACAGCATAGCTGATTATTTGCGGAAGATTGACTACCTGCGCCGCGTTATTCCTACCGTAGAAATTAGTACGGATTTAATTGTGGGATTTCCCGGTGAGACAGACGAGGATTTTACATGCACTTTGCAGGTCTTGGAAGAAGTGCGCTTCAGTCAGGTCTTTCCATTTAAATATTCGGTACGACCGGGCACACGAGCCGAATCATTGGAAGATGATGTGCCGCGCAAGGTCAAAGAAGAACGGCTTGCTCAAGTGATCAGCTTGCAGGAAAGCATTAATAAAAAAGCACAAGACGACCTCGTTGGCTCGCAACAAACGGTACTTTTAGAAGACACAAACAAACGTAAAGAAGGCTTTTATAATGGGCGCACTGATGGATTTCGCGCCATTACCGTAGCCGGTGACGGCTTGTCTATAGGAGCGCTTGTCCATGTCTG